One Deltaproteobacteria bacterium genomic window carries:
- a CDS encoding CpaF family protein gives MDLGQAENELRAAITELLGELAVPLSHRDRENLREEILHEVYGLGPLEPLLRDPDISDILVNTSRQVYVERHGKLEPTTVMFRNDAHLLQIIDRIVSKVGRRIDESSPMVDARLPDGSRVNAIIPPLALDGPIMSIRRFGRSPLMMDDLVRVGAVTPEMVAVLQGMVRARLNILVSGGTGSGKTTLLNALSSFIPDGERIVTIEDSAELQLQQPHVVRLETRPPNIEGRGEVTARDLVRNALRMRPDRIVVGEVRGAEVLDMLQAMNTGHDGSISTVHANTARDSINRLEMMMQMCGFELPSRAMRQQISSAIDLIVQTARMSDGSRKVMGITEVAGMEGDMITLQDLFAFTRDGVDKDGRIVGRFASTGIRPRFTERLKSSSHEIDPKILEYLN, from the coding sequence ATGGACCTCGGCCAGGCGGAGAACGAGCTGCGGGCGGCGATCACGGAGCTGCTCGGCGAGCTCGCCGTCCCGCTCAGCCACCGCGACCGCGAGAACCTGCGCGAGGAGATCCTCCACGAGGTCTACGGCCTCGGCCCGCTCGAGCCGCTCCTCCGCGACCCGGATATCTCCGACATCCTGGTCAACACGTCGCGGCAGGTCTACGTCGAGCGGCACGGCAAGCTCGAGCCCACCACGGTGATGTTCCGCAACGACGCCCACCTGCTGCAGATCATCGACCGCATCGTGTCGAAGGTGGGGCGCCGCATCGACGAGAGCTCGCCGATGGTCGACGCCCGGCTCCCAGACGGCTCGCGCGTCAACGCCATAATCCCACCGCTCGCGCTCGACGGCCCGATCATGTCGATCCGCCGCTTCGGGCGGTCGCCGCTCATGATGGACGACCTCGTCCGCGTCGGCGCGGTCACGCCCGAGATGGTCGCGGTGCTGCAGGGGATGGTGCGCGCGCGCCTCAACATCCTCGTCTCCGGCGGCACCGGCTCGGGCAAGACGACCCTCCTGAACGCCCTCTCGTCCTTCATCCCGGACGGCGAGCGTATCGTCACCATCGAGGACTCGGCGGAGCTCCAGCTCCAGCAGCCGCACGTGGTCCGGCTCGAGACGCGGCCCCCCAACATCGAGGGCCGCGGCGAGGTGACGGCGCGCGACCTGGTGCGCAACGCGCTCCGCATGCGACCCGACCGGATCGTGGTCGGCGAGGTCCGCGGCGCCGAAGTGCTCGACATGCTCCAGGCGATGAACACCGGCCACGACGGCTCGATCTCGACCGTGCACGCGAACACGGCCCGTGATTCCATCAACCGCCTCGAGATGATGATGCAGATGTGTGGCTTCGAGCTTCCGAGCCGGGCCATGCGCCAGCAGATCAGCTCCGCCATCGATTTGATCGTGCAGACCGCGCGTATGAGCGACGGGTCGCGCAAAGTCATGGGGATCACCGAGGTGGCAGGGATGGAGGGCGACATGATCACGCTCCAGGACCTCTTCGCCTTCACCCGCGACGGCGTGGACAAGGACGGCCGCATCGTCGGCCGGTTCGCCTCCACGGGAATCCGTCCCCGGTTCACGGAACGCCTGAAGTCCTCGAGCCACGAGATCGATCCGAAGATTCTCGAGTACCTCAACTGA
- a CDS encoding type II secretion system F family protein, with protein MMLGIAALLVFASLALLGFAVSGWARGREESKHTLDRRLAVMTGAAVAETPADASQSSVLKDRRLSGIAFLNTLLRRVSRLNPLVHMIRQAGLKKRVGEILLYVPLLGVGGYLAVVSLGGPAVAGLGAGLVAGAAPLMVVRRMQRKRNHLFSEQLPDALDLIRAALQAGHSLSSALYVVADEFPDPIAQEFREVAEEMRLGLPMRDALYNLTERVDDSNLPILIIGILVTQEIGGNLAEVLNNISHTIRERFKLLRETKVMTAQGKMSGNLLSALPFCVAIGVFVMNPTYFSPMLHTTTGLYMLGYAIVSIVIGHVVISRVTNLRV; from the coding sequence ATGATGCTCGGCATTGCGGCGCTGCTCGTCTTCGCCTCGCTCGCCCTCCTCGGCTTCGCCGTGTCGGGCTGGGCCCGCGGGCGCGAGGAGTCCAAGCACACCCTCGACCGCCGGCTGGCGGTCATGACGGGCGCCGCGGTCGCCGAGACGCCGGCGGATGCCTCACAGTCCTCGGTGCTCAAGGACCGCCGGCTCTCCGGCATCGCATTCCTGAACACCCTCCTCCGGCGCGTCTCCCGCCTGAACCCCCTGGTGCACATGATCCGGCAGGCCGGCCTCAAGAAGCGGGTCGGCGAGATACTGCTCTACGTGCCGCTCCTCGGCGTCGGAGGCTATCTCGCCGTCGTGTCCCTCGGCGGGCCCGCGGTGGCCGGCCTGGGGGCGGGGCTCGTCGCCGGCGCCGCGCCGTTGATGGTCGTCCGCCGCATGCAGCGGAAGCGGAACCACCTCTTCTCCGAGCAGCTGCCCGACGCCCTCGACCTCATCCGCGCCGCGCTGCAGGCCGGCCACTCGCTGTCGAGCGCGCTCTACGTGGTCGCCGACGAATTCCCGGACCCGATCGCCCAGGAGTTCCGCGAGGTGGCCGAGGAGATGCGGCTCGGGCTCCCGATGCGCGACGCCCTCTACAACCTGACGGAGCGCGTGGACGACTCGAACTTGCCGATCCTGATCATCGGCATCCTGGTGACACAGGAGATCGGCGGCAACCTCGCCGAGGTGCTGAACAACATCTCGCACACGATCCGCGAGCGCTTCAAGCTGCTGCGCGAGACGAAGGTCATGACGGCGCAGGGCAAGATGTCGGGGAACCTGCTGAGCGCACTGCCGTTCTGCGTCGCGATCGGCGTCTTCGTCATGAACCCGACGTACTTCTCGCCGATGCTCCACACCACCACGGGTCTCTACATGCTCGGCTACGCCATCGTGAGCATCGTCATCGGGCACGTGGTGATCTCACGCGTCACGAACCTCCGGGTGTGA
- a CDS encoding type II secretion system F family protein, whose protein sequence is MSPMLITVVAFLAITGLMAAVLFMGTAKSPVEQRLKKMLAQGAPEAAEARKAEDRSIFKTVLAALGNYGVGGGDSALARKLSMAGVRGPNSTLHFLGIRTLLSFGPALAVLVPRVSAGKPLGPTLGVAAAFWFVGHMIVNLRLRQMGRRRSSAITVVLPDTLDLMVVCLEAGLGLNAAIARVGKERSTMKDPLGDEFAVVSLELRSGRTREQALRGLGERNGVGDLKTLTGMIIQCDRLGASMGTTLRSHSDLLRTKRRQRAEEAARKLPIKLLIPLALFILPPLFTVTVGPAVLQIMQLFKGMGG, encoded by the coding sequence ATGTCGCCGATGCTGATCACCGTCGTCGCCTTCCTCGCCATCACCGGGCTGATGGCCGCCGTCCTGTTCATGGGGACGGCCAAGTCCCCGGTCGAGCAGCGCCTGAAGAAGATGCTGGCCCAGGGCGCCCCCGAGGCCGCGGAGGCGCGCAAGGCGGAGGATCGGAGCATCTTCAAGACCGTGCTCGCGGCGCTCGGCAACTACGGCGTCGGGGGCGGCGACAGCGCGCTTGCTCGCAAGCTCTCGATGGCCGGGGTGCGCGGACCCAACTCGACGCTCCACTTCCTCGGCATCCGCACGCTGCTCAGCTTCGGCCCGGCGCTCGCCGTGCTCGTGCCGCGGGTCTCCGCCGGCAAGCCCCTCGGCCCGACGCTCGGCGTGGCGGCAGCCTTCTGGTTCGTCGGACACATGATCGTGAACCTGCGGCTCCGGCAGATGGGCCGGCGGCGCAGCAGCGCGATCACCGTCGTCCTCCCCGATACGCTCGACCTCATGGTGGTCTGCCTCGAGGCAGGGCTCGGGCTGAACGCGGCCATCGCCCGCGTCGGCAAGGAGCGGTCGACGATGAAGGATCCGCTCGGCGACGAGTTCGCCGTGGTGTCGCTCGAGCTGCGCAGCGGACGGACGCGCGAGCAGGCGCTGCGCGGCCTCGGCGAGCGCAACGGCGTCGGCGACCTGAAGACGCTGACTGGCATGATCATCCAGTGCGACCGCCTCGGCGCCAGCATGGGGACGACGCTCCGCTCCCATTCCGACCTGCTGCGCACCAAGCGCCGGCAGCGCGCCGAGGAAGCGGCCCGCAAGCTCCCCATCAAGCTGCTGATCCCGCTCGCGCTCTTCATCCTCCCCCCGCTGTTCACGGTGACGGTCGGACCGGCCGTCCTCCAGATCATGCAGCTGTTCAAGGGGATGGGGGGCTGA